CGCAAGGCGATTCTGCAAAATATTGAACAATTTTAAATTGATCTTCATTTAAGTAATATCCCAAAGATATCAATACTATTTTATCGCGTTCAAAATCAAACCCTGTAGCTTCAATATCTAAATACGCAATAGTGTCCATCTTATATTTTCTAAAAATTTCCTTGGGTAAAATAACGTCAATTTCATATTCTTTGATAAACATAGTTCCCCCTAATCTATAAAAAAAGAAAAGTATTACAACAAATGTTTTTCTATTTGCTAAGTAATTCTAAATAAATTTTACATTTTTCTATACTCTAATAATACATTAAAAATAGGGTTATTGCAAATCATTGCAATAATGCACAAACAAATAAACAATATGACCCTATGTTTTGTTTATTTGTTTGTACCTACCCTCTCTATTCTACATTCTATCTACGACTTCTATACCTATAAGGTTTAAAGCATTCTTGATTACTTGGCAAGTAGCTTCTACCATTTTAATTTTTGCTTTTTTATTAGATTCATCTTCTAAATTAGCTATATTATGCTGATTGTAGAATTTATTAAAAGATTTAGCTACTTCAATAACGTATCTTGTAACCATAGATGGTTCTAATTTATCAATAGCATACATAATTGAATTTTGGAATCCTTCTAATTGCTTTACAAGTTCAAATTCTTCTTTAGAATCTAATTTATTGTAATCAAGCTCTACATTTGACTCAAGTCCCTTGTTATTCTCTTCAACTTTTCTTAATATGCTTTTTGCTCTTGCATAAGTATATTGAACATAAGGACCTGTTTCTCCATCAAAGCTAAGCATTTCTTCCCAATTAAAAACAATATCTCTTTCTCTGTGATTTTTTAAATAAGTGAATATGATAGCCCCTATTCCTACTTTTTTAGCTACCTCTTCTTTGTTTTCCAGTTCTGGATTTTTTACATTTATTATTTCAAGAGTTTTCGCCACCGCTTCGCTTAATAACTCATCTAAGAAAATAACATCACCTTTTCTTGTAGATAATTTTTTATCTGCAAATCTTACTGTACCAAAGGGTACATGTACGCAATCTTCTGCCCATTTATTACCCATAAGCTTTAAAGTAGTAAATACTTGTTTAAAATGAAGAGCTTGATCTTTTCCAACTACATAAATATTTTTATGAAAATCATAAGTTTTCTTTCTGTAAGTTGCTGCTGCTAAATCACGGGTTGCATATATTGTAGCCCCGTCTGCTTTTTTAATGATGCAAGGTGGCATATTGAATTCATCTAGCATTACTACCTTAGCTCCATTACTTTCTACAAGAAGACCCTTTGCATCAATGTCTGCAATTACATCATCCATTTTGTCACAGTAAAAGCTTTCCCCAGCATAAGAATCAAATTTAACATTTAGTGTTTCATAAAGCTTTTTAAATTCAACAAGACTTAAGTCTTTAAATTTAGTCCAAAGCGCAACTTCATCGATGCAACCATCTTCTAATCTCTTGAAGTACATTCTTCCTTCATCATTAAGTGCTGGATCAATTTCAGCCTCTTCATGGAATTTAACATAGATCCTTAATAATTCTCTAATGGGATCTTTCGCTAGAGCAACTTCGTCTCCCCAGTTTTTATAAGCATAAATAAGCTTACCAAATTGTGTTCCCCAATCTCCAAGATGATTAATTCCAATACAATTATATCCTTCAAAAGAAAGTATTTTATATAAAGAGTTACCGATAGCTGTAGTAAATAAATGTCCTACATGAAATGGCTTTGCTATATTAGGTGATGAATACTCTACTACCATATTCTTACCTTCACCCATTTTAGATGACCCGTATTGGTCTCCATCTTTTAATATTTTCTCTATAGTATTTTTAATAAATACTCCTTTGTCTAAAAAGAAGTTTACGTAAGGACCATAACACTCTATTTTTTCAAAACCCTGATTCTCAATTTTTTCTTTTAAATCTTTCGCTATAGCATTAGGTGCTTTTTTCATAGTTTTTGCTAATTGGAAACAAGGAAAAGCAAATTCTCCCATTTCAGGTTTTGGTGGTATTTCAATCAAATTCTCTATTGTTTCTATGTCTAAATCCACCAATTGTTTAATTCTTTCTGCAACTATTTTCTTATAATCCATATAATTTCCTCCTATTTTAAAACTCATGTATATTTTAATATAACAAAAAACCCATCTCTAAATAAAGAGACGGGTTATATTTCCGCGGTACCACTCTAGTTGACTATAAAGTCCACTCAATATTTTAACGCTCTTCGCGACTTACCCTATAAGAGTCAAAAGTTGTTCCTTCTAACTAGTTCAGGCAGCTTCTCCAAGGTTCTTTTCCTAAAATTAATTGGATTAATTTTGTTAAATAGTCACCCATTTAACTTCCTATACCTTACAAGGCTTACACCATCCCCTTGCTCGCTTTAAGATTAATAAGAAAGTACTGTCCTCTTCACAGAATTTAGTTATTATATTTATTTCATAATACATCATATTATATTACCACTAGTGCATTGTTGTCAACTATTTTTAAAAGATTCTCAATTCTAATAACTTTCCTTGATAAACTAGTGTATTAAAATATCCTTAATTAACTCTAACTCACTCTCTTGCCTTGCCACATTCTTTTATTAATCCTCACTTCAACATCATTGCCGTTAATTATTAGAGCATTTAACTGCCCTTCCGTTTTAATTATATTTTCTCCATCAATACTGATAATTTTTTGTTCTTTTTTTATAATTGGATTGCAACAACCCTTTTCTCTCCCATAATTAGCTGTTGGCCAATGACCAACTATTACATATTTAGAAAAAACTAAACCCTGCTCCAAAAACGCATCATTTTTCATGACTTTACTTGCATCCTGTTCTTCTAAATTTTCAGATGTAATACCAGCATGAGCAAATATAAAGTTTTGGGTTTCAATTATATGGGGTAATTGCTCTAACCACTCAATTTCACAACTGAAATTTTTCATTATCTGCTTCTTGATATACTTAATATCTGATTTTTCATTAACTTCAATTGATAGTTCATAGCACATTTCATTTAAAATACTATTTTTTTGCAATATCATATATCTTAAAAGATTTTCATCATCTTTTTGATTTTTGATATCCTCCCAAATTGTATCATGGTTTCCACTTACTATATAAACCTCATTTATCTTTGCTAGTTCAATAATGTATCTTAAGGTTTTTAAACTCATATTTCCTTTTTCAATCAAGTCCCCTACTAAAAATAGAATATCATGTTGTGTGTAGAAAACTTTTTCTAAAAGCATTTGAAAAAGATTTAGGTTACCATGTATATCACTTATTGCAATAATCCTTTAGTTCTTTGGTAATAAAACTTTTTTTACTTTAGCTTTAATGATTTTCTTCTCCCTTTAAACTATAATTTAATTATTATGACTCAAATTTCACAAAAAAAAATCGACTTAACCATTGATAAATCGAGGTTTTTTTAGCATTTCAATAGGAATAATTACTCATAAGAACAATATACCACTTATTCATAATAAAAAACACCTACCTAAGTAGATGTTCTTTGTAATACTTAAATTTTTATAAAAAAAATTATTAATTGTTCATTCTCCCAAATGTCCTTAAACTTTAATATACTCTGAAAACTTTTGCAAATCAGTAATAGGCTCTCTGCAATTAAAATTCTCGCAAATATAAGCAGTAGTTTTCCCCTTCAAGGGTTTATGTGCTTTTATTTCAGAATTAATAGCATTTAACCTTTCATCACCAGTATTTAAAACTACTGTTGCAAAAGGTAGGTAAGTGCTATTAATTTCTTTAATCATAGCCTTAGTTTCCACGTCTTGCTCTTGTCCGGAAAGTATAATATCCTTACCTGGTACCAAACTATATAATAATGCTGTCATAAAATAAGCATGAGCACTTTCTATAGTTTTAACCTTTGAAGCAAAAACTTCAAACTGCCCATATGCCTCATTTTCTAATTCACTATTAGAAGTTAATCTAGCAAGTCTTAACATATTTAATGTAGCCACTGAGTTACCTGAGGGCACTGCACCATCATATATATCTTTAGGCCTAACAATTAGCTCTTCACCATCAATCCCATATAAAAACAATCCACCCTGACCTTCATCTTTAAATAGCTTAAACATATTTTCATTAAGTTCTAGTGCTTTACTTAAATATTTTACATTAAAGGTGGCTTCATATAGTTCTATTAGTGCATGCACTACAAAAGCATAATCCTCTAAATATCCTAAGTGTGCTATTTCCCCCTCCCTGTATCTTGCCATTAATCTTCCACTTTCATTAATCATATTACTTAGGATAAAATCCATAGCTTTTTCTGCCTGTTGAATGTAACTGCTATTTTCAAAAATCCTTCCGCCATAAGCGAGCGCTGCAATCATAAGTCCATTCCAAGAGGTTAATATCTTGTCATCCTTATATGGATGGATTCTTCTTTCTCGATATTCAAGAAGCCTTAGTCTCATTTTTTCTAGTTTTTGCTGCAAATCTTCATTTATATTAGTGCCACTTTCCATACCTATGAGATTTGGGATATTCCGTCCTTCAAAATTGCCTTTTCCAGTTATATTGTAGTGATCACAATAGGTTTTATAAAACTGTTCACCTAATACTGGAGCCACTTCCTTAAGTGTTAACAAATAATATTTGCCTTCTTCTCCTTCACTATCTGCATCTTCAGCAGAGTAAAAAGCACCATCTTTCGAGGTCATATCTCTTGATATATAAGTAAAGATTTTTTCCGCCACTTCTTTGTAGAACTCATTACCTGTAGCTTCAAAAGCTTCAACATATACTGAGGCTAAAAGTGCATTATCATATAACATTTTCTCAAAGTGAGGTACTAACCATTTCTCATCAGTGGAATATCTTGAGAAACCAAAACCAATATGGTCAAAAATCCCACCCTCATACATGGCTTCCAGTGTTTTTTCTACCATTTCTAATGCTTTAGGCTCATTATAGTTTTTCCAGTATCTTAATAAAAATCGCAAATTGTGAGGTGAAGGGAATTTTGGAGACCTACCAAATCCACCATAATTCAAATCAAAAACACTATTGAAGCTATTATAAGCATTATGTATTTCTTCTTCCCCTATTTTCTCTCTATTAACCAATGCATCAATGCCTTTTATATGCTCTACTATTCTTTTACTAGATTTTACAATATCCTCTCTTTTCTCATTCCACTGCTCTGCAATAGAATTCAATACATCCATTATCCCTGGCATTCCATATTTACTTTCCGAGGGGAAATAAGTACCTGCATAAAAAGGCTTTTTATCCGGAGTCATAAAAATAGTTAAGGGCCATCCACCACTTCCTGTTAATGCTTGGCATACCGTCATATAGATACTGTCTATATCTGGTCGTTCTTCTCTATCTACCTTTATTGCTACGAAATATTTATTTAAAATAGCTGCTACCGATTCATTTTCAAAAGATTCTT
This DNA window, taken from Clostridium estertheticum, encodes the following:
- the argS gene encoding arginine--tRNA ligase — translated: MDYKKIVAERIKQLVDLDIETIENLIEIPPKPEMGEFAFPCFQLAKTMKKAPNAIAKDLKEKIENQGFEKIECYGPYVNFFLDKGVFIKNTIEKILKDGDQYGSSKMGEGKNMVVEYSSPNIAKPFHVGHLFTTAIGNSLYKILSFEGYNCIGINHLGDWGTQFGKLIYAYKNWGDEVALAKDPIRELLRIYVKFHEEAEIDPALNDEGRMYFKRLEDGCIDEVALWTKFKDLSLVEFKKLYETLNVKFDSYAGESFYCDKMDDVIADIDAKGLLVESNGAKVVMLDEFNMPPCIIKKADGATIYATRDLAAATYRKKTYDFHKNIYVVGKDQALHFKQVFTTLKLMGNKWAEDCVHVPFGTVRFADKKLSTRKGDVIFLDELLSEAVAKTLEIINVKNPELENKEEVAKKVGIGAIIFTYLKNHRERDIVFNWEEMLSFDGETGPYVQYTYARAKSILRKVEENNKGLESNVELDYNKLDSKEEFELVKQLEGFQNSIMYAIDKLEPSMVTRYVIEVAKSFNKFYNQHNIANLEDESNKKAKIKMVEATCQVIKNALNLIGIEVVDRM
- a CDS encoding metallophosphoesterase translates to MIAISDIHGNLNLFQMLLEKVFYTQHDILFLVGDLIEKGNMSLKTLRYIIELAKINEVYIVSGNHDTIWEDIKNQKDDENLLRYMILQKNSILNEMCYELSIEVNEKSDIKYIKKQIMKNFSCEIEWLEQLPHIIETQNFIFAHAGITSENLEEQDASKVMKNDAFLEQGLVFSKYVIVGHWPTANYGREKGCCNPIIKKEQKIISIDGENIIKTEGQLNALIINGNDVEVRINKRMWQGKRVS
- a CDS encoding thioredoxin domain-containing protein — protein: MEKESFENESVAAILNKYFVAIKVDREERPDIDSIYMTVCQALTGSGGWPLTIFMTPDKKPFYAGTYFPSESKYGMPGIMDVLNSIAEQWNEKREDIVKSSKRIVEHIKGIDALVNREKIGEEEIHNAYNSFNSVFDLNYGGFGRSPKFPSPHNLRFLLRYWKNYNEPKALEMVEKTLEAMYEGGIFDHIGFGFSRYSTDEKWLVPHFEKMLYDNALLASVYVEAFEATGNEFYKEVAEKIFTYISRDMTSKDGAFYSAEDADSEGEEGKYYLLTLKEVAPVLGEQFYKTYCDHYNITGKGNFEGRNIPNLIGMESGTNINEDLQQKLEKMRLRLLEYRERRIHPYKDDKILTSWNGLMIAALAYGGRIFENSSYIQQAEKAMDFILSNMINESGRLMARYREGEIAHLGYLEDYAFVVHALIELYEATFNVKYLSKALELNENMFKLFKDEGQGGLFLYGIDGEELIVRPKDIYDGAVPSGNSVATLNMLRLARLTSNSELENEAYGQFEVFASKVKTIESAHAYFMTALLYSLVPGKDIILSGQEQDVETKAMIKEINSTYLPFATVVLNTGDERLNAINSEIKAHKPLKGKTTAYICENFNCREPITDLQKFSEYIKV